The genomic region AAAATGGATCATCAACCCTTAATACAGGCTTTTGCACAAGTCGATGAGCAAATCATCGATCTCGAACGCATTTTGAACGAGCGGAAATCGTTGCCGTTGCAGGCGACCGTGGAACACGCGATGACGCTTACCAAACAGCTGATTATTGCTTATATCGTCGATGTCGGGGTAAAGGAAGTCCCCGATATTAGCGGCGATTTGCTGGATGTGTTCAAGGTGCTGGTCAAGAGTGATCCGTCCTGGAATACGATCCGCGATAATTGCCGTGAATTGGTGTATTACCATAATTGCATTACGATGGATCGCATGGATGCATTACCTGAAAATCCGGAAAAAATGGCAGTACGTACCTTGCGTCATTTGTATTTATTCATGAAAACACGCTGTATGCGTGAAGAACGTTTGGAGATGGCATGAAAGGATTTTTGAATCGTTTGCGCGGCGTAGAGCGTGACATTATTCAGCTCCCTGTAGAGGATGCTGCCGCTGCGCCTTATTACGAGGCCCAAAATAACGAAATCGAGATTTTTGAGGCGGCTTATAAAAAACGCTTGCCGGTGATGCTCAAGGGCCCGACCGGTTGCGGTAAAACCCGCTTTCTCGAATACATGGCCTGGCGCCTGAAGCGTCCTCTGGTCACGGTGTCATGCCACGAGGACTTGACCAGTTCGGATCTGGTCGGACGTTTCCTGCTGGAAGGCGAGCAGACAGTGTGGCAGGACGGCCCGCTTACACGTGCTGTGAAAGCTGGAGCCATCTGCTATCTGGATGAAATCGTGGAAGCGCGTACTGACAGTACGGTGATTATTCACCCGTTGACGGATCACCGCCGCCAATTGCCGCTGGAGAAAAAGGGACAGGAAATCGAGGCGCATGAGGATTTCATGCTGGTGATTTCCTATAACCCGGGTTATCAAACCGTGTTGAAGGATTTGAAGCCTTCCACCAAACAGCGTTTCATCGGTATCAATTTCGATTATCCGCGCGAAGAAATCGAGCGCAAGATCGTCAAGAACGAGGTGCCGGAGCTGGATGATGGACAGGTTGAAAAACTGGTGGCCGCCGGTCGGCGGGCGCGTACCCTGAAGGATCATGGCCTGGAAGAGGCGACCTCGACCCGCGCGCTGGTGTATGCCGGCAATATGATCGCAGCGGGCGTAAGTCCGTTTGAAGCATGCAAAGCGGCGCTGGTAAATCCGGTGACCGATGACCCTGAGTTATCCGAGGCGCTGCTGGAGATTATTCGAGCGCATTTTGCCTAGTCTGTTTAATCCTGTGTCGCTTACTTATTCATGACCGATTTAGAAACTCTCGCCGCCATCCAGCAAGCCTTGGTTGATCTGGAACAAATCAGTTTTGTCGCGCATCGCGATACCCAGGCTGCATTAAGCGTGATTCAACCTTATGGCGATGATGTGGTGCTGGAATGGGTGCTGGCCTGCAAGGCCCTGTTTGCTCATGACCGCGATGCCGGCAAGGCGTTTATTCGTGGCAGTGAGGTTGCGTGTCTTGCCAGCCAGTCGGTATTGCCGTGGACGCATCAGGCGCTAAAATTTCTGGCATGGCGTGGCTCCTGGAAAGCCGTTGACGGTTTCATGAATCAATTGCCCGATGCTTATAACAGCCTGGGTGCAGAAGGCGAGGAGCGTTGGGCCGCTTTAGGGCTGGACTGGTGCGAACGCCATCTGGATTCCGGAGTGGCTTATTTCCGCTGTCCGGTACTCGAGCTTGAAGGCGGGCATGGCATTGCCGGCATCGAAGAAGTGGTTTTGCCCAGCCTGGAGCTGTTCACCAAGCGTCGCTTGGCATTGGGCACCTATCTGTGCGGTGCGATTCGCGTACGCAATCTGCTGGGCATCGATGCAGTATTGCCATGGGCGAAGCGCGGGGCGGATATTCTGCAGGCAGGTCGCTTGCGCGGGGAAGCGTTTTTCAAGCTGGAATCCGAAGAGAGCATGTCGCTGCTGCTGGAAAATCTCCCGGGTTTCCGCACACCGGAACATCAGCGCCTGCTGCAACTGGTGCTATACGCCTGGTTCAGTGAGACATTCGATTTGCTGGAAGGTAACTGGTCGCCGGACAAGGGGCGTGCGTTTGTTGAAACTGACGGTGCGGCGCTGTATCTGCCCATTGCGCTGCCGAGCCGTGAGGAAGCGATACTGGCAATCATGCATACCGCCGGACACCTGGCATTTTATTCGTATGAGCGGCGCTATATTGAGGCGCTATTCCGCGAAGCGGGGCGCGAGCATCCGCCGCTGGATGAGCAGCAGCGCATTACCTGGCGTCCTCTGTTCGCGGCTTATGGCGAAGACATGATACGTTTTCAGCTGATTTTCGACTTGTGCGAGGATACGCGCGTGGATGCGCGTATCGGCGCCACGGTGCCGAATTATCTGGCGCGCTTGCAGGCTGCAGCAGATGCCGCACCGTTGCCTGAAGGTGTGGCGGCAAGCTATTTCAAGTGGGCGCGGCAGGCGCTGCGCTGGATGGTGGAAGGAGCGCCGGTGCATGTGGATTTTGATGCGCTGCGCCCCTTGCTGTCAGCCCAAGCCACGGTGATCGATGCCTTTAAGATCGCCAATGAGATTTATAAAAACAGTACGTTGCCTGCGATTTCTCTTGTAGAACGCGAGTTTGCGTTTATCCCCGGACGTTCGCCTAATGCTGCGCGACCGGTGTATCCGCGCCGCGCTCTGGAGCAGGCTGAATTCGGTACCGGGATGGAAGACAAGGACGATGTTGTCAAACATGATGACATCAAGCCCAATCCCGAGCAAAAGCAAATCCCCAAGCATGCGGCTGGAGAAGATCCTGATTTCGATATTCCCCGGAAGAAACAGCCGGATCAGGCGGCCGGGTCGGGGTCGGTATTCCGCAACCGGCTCATGTCATGGGTTATGCCAAGGGTGCTGAATACAGCGAGAAAGGCAAGCCTTATGCCGAATGGGACTATCGCGATAATCGCTATAAGCGCAATTGGGCATGGGTCCAGGAAAAGGAGCTGACCGAGCTTGATGCCGGCGAAGCGACCAAGCTGCTGACGCAATATGCGCCAGCGTTAAAACGCCTGAAGCGTGCCATTCAGACGCAGAAACCGGCGCGCATGGCCCCCTTGCGGCGTCAGTTCGATGGTGACGAGCTGGATCTCGAAGCGACGATGTCTTATATCGCCGAGAAGCGGGCCGGCATGTCGCCCAAGGCCAATATTTATCGGCAGCGGGTGGTGCAGCATCGTGATACCGCTGTGACTTTGCTGGCGGATATTTCCACGTCGATCATGCAAACCAATCCTGATGGTGGCGGGCGGGTGGTCGATAGCCTGCGGGCGGGAATGTTGCTGTTCGCCGAGAGCATGGAAGAGGTCGGGGATCCTTACAGCCTGGCCGGGTTTGCGTCGAAATATCGGGATAATGTGAGTTATTATGCGATCAAGGGCTTTGACGAGCGTTTGACACCGCATACGCGCGCGGTGCTCGGCGGCCTTACGGGGCGATTGGCTACGCGCATGGGTGCAGCGATACGGCATGCTGTCGCCGGCTTCGACAAGGCACCGTCACAGCGGCGTTTGTTATTGATTCTGTCTGACGGGCGTCCGGCTGATTACGATGACGGCGGTGATGAGCGTTATCTGCACGAGGATACGCGCATGGCAGTGAAAGAGGCGGTGGATGCGGGTGTGCATCCTTTCTGTATCACGTTGGATGCGACGGGGAGCCAGTATCTGCCACAGATATTCGGGCCTGGACATTACCTGATTCTGGATCACATCAACGATTTGCCGAAAAAACTGCCGGAAGTGTATCTGCGTTTGCGTAAGTAAGTTGTTGAGACAGGCTGATAGTGGCTACGCCAGCTTGTTGTGACTGCGCCGAGGTTTGTGGCTACGCCAGCTTGTTGTGACTGCGCATGGCCCGCTGGATTTCCAGATTCGATTCGCGGGTTTTCTCGGTCTGGCGTTTATCATGCTGTTTCTTGCCCTTGGCCAGCCCGATTTCCAGCTTGATGCGACCCCGGCTGTAATGGAGGTCAAGAGGCACCAGCGTATAGCCTGAACGTTCCACCTTACCGATCAGCTTGCTGATTTCTTCTGCATGCAGCAACAGCTTGCGGGTGCGCGTGGCGTCAGGATGTACGTGCGTGGATGCCGTGGCAAGCGGGCTGATATGAGCTCCGATCAGGAACACTTCGCCATTTTTTATGACAACATAGGCTTCCTTGAGCTGGGCGCGGGAGGCGCGGATGGCCTTCACTTCCCAGCCGGTCAGCATAAGTCCGGCTTCATATTTATCCTCAATGAAGTAATCGTGGTATGCTTTTTTGTTTTGTGCGATGCTCATAAGTTTGTTCCCGTTCTGAGCAAGTATTTTAACAGCTTTTATATTAGGCACTAAGGGTTATGGCGCAGGTAAACAAAAGTGTTTTGGTTGGGCATTCTGCTCAGCAGATGTTTGATTTGGTCGATAGAGTAGAAGATTATCCCGATTTTTTGCCCTGGTGCGGCGGTACAGAAGTCAAAAGCCGGCGGGATGACCAATTGGTGGCGAGAATCGATATCGATTATATGCACATCAAGCAGCATTTCAGTACAGAGAACTCGAATCAGCCGCCAAATCTTATTAAAATGCGCCTGCTCGATGGCCCGTTCAAGCATCTGGATGGAGAATGGCGCTTCAAGGCGCTTGGTAGCGAAGCCTGCAAGATAGAGTTTGTGCTGCATTACGAATTTGCGAACAAGTTGCTCGATACCGTATTGGGGCCGGTGTTCAATTATATCGCGAACAGTTTTGTTGAGGCGTTTATCCAACGCGCAGAGCAGGTGTATGGTGCATCATGACAAGTCAGATTACAGTAGAAGTGGCCTTTGCCAGACCCGATGAACAGTTGATTTTATCGCTGCATGCTCAGGAGGGTATAACCGCTCTGGCGGCAATTGAGGCCTCGGGAATTTTGGCCAAATTTCCCGAGATTGATTTGAAGCAAAACAAGATCGGCGTGTTTGGCAAGCTGGTCAAGCCGGATACGGCGTTGCGGGACAAGGATCGTGTCGAAATATATCGCAAGCTGATTGCCGACCCTAAAGAAGTGCGCAGACGTCGTGCGGAAGAGGGTAAGGTGATGAAAAAAGGCGGCGGGGATATTGAAAAGGCAGATGAATGATCATTTGGCGGGCAGCTTCTTATTAACCAGGAGCTGCCCGTTTTTGGTCCATGCTTATTTGAATTGATCGGTGCTTGGCAGGCTGGCTTGTTCTATGCCCAGTTTGGCAGCATCGCTGGCTGTTTTTGAATCCTTGATGACGGTAGCGCTGTCGCCGGTTTTGGCGGCTGCTTCAGCAGCTTTCAGTGCGCTTTCGGCGTTGGTCCACAGGGCTTTGTGTTTTTTCGCAGAGGCGACATCCGCTTGTGCTTGCGTTAATGCGGTTTGCGCTTCGGAACTCAAAGTGCCGGTAGCTGGTGCGCTGGCTGTTTGTGTAGTGCCTGCGCAGCCACTGATTGCCAAAACTGAAGCGCCGATTAACGCAATAATAAATTTATTCATCTGCAAATCTCCTCAAAAGCGATTTGGTTAGTATTAAAAATAAGTCGCTAGTACGAACCTGTCCTGACTAGGTTGCGTAAACATAACGATTTGAGTGGCTTGCGTCAAATGCTTTTATGTAAATTAGTAGCTTTTTACCATGGAAAATGCGTATGCGGTTTCCGATTAGCGGCCAACTGAACTTTGCCGTATAATGTTGCTTTGCTCTGGAACAATAACCATGCGCGTGATTCAAAAAGCCCTCACCTTTGATGACGTTCTGCTCGTCCCCGCTCACTCTGATGTACTGCCTCGCGATGTGAGTTTACAAACCCGTTTGACGCGTGACATCACTTTGAATATTCCATTGCTCTCAGCGGCAATGGATACCGTGACGGAAGCGCCTTTGGCTATTGCGTTGGCGCAAGAGGGCGGTATTGGTATTGTTCATAAAAATATGACGATAGCGGCACAAGCTGCCGAAGTGGCGCGAGTCAAGCGCTTCGAATCCGGTGTCGTCAAGGATCCGGTCACGGTCACGCCAGAAATGAGCGTGCGCGATGTTCAGGCGACAACCCGCCAATATCGTATTTCCGGGTTGCCGGTTGTCGATGCAGCGGGCAAGGTGGTCGGTATCGTCACCAACCGCGATCTGCGTTTTGAAACCAATCTGGATCAGCCGATCAGTCAGGTCATGACGCCGCGCGAGCGTCTGGTGACGGTAAAAGAGGGTGCAAGCCGGCTCGAAGTGCTGGCATTGCTGCACAAGCATCGTATCGAGCGCTTGCTGGTAGTCAATGACAATTTCGAGTTGCGCGGTCTGGTTACCGTTAAAGACATACAGAAATCTTCCGAACATCCAAATGCCTGCAAAGACAGTCAGGGGCGTTTGCGCGTAGGCGCGGCGGTAGGGGTGGGTGCGGGAACTGAAGAACGTGTTGCTGCATTGGCGCAGGCCGGAGTGGACGTAATCGTGGTGGATACCGCTCATGGCCATTCCAAGGGGGTGCTCGACAGGGTCAAATGGGTTAAGACCAATTTCCCGCATATCCAGGTTATCGGCGGCAATATTGCTACGGCCACTGCCGCGCTGGCGCTGGTTGAGCATGGTGCCGATGCAGTGAAAGTCGGTATCGGCCCAGGTTCGATCTGTACTACCCGGATCGTTGCTGGCGTGGGCGTACCGCAGATTACCGCAATTCAGAATGTGGCTGATGCGCTGCGCAGTTTGGGTGTGCCGTTGATTGCGGATGGTGGCGTGCGTTACTCAGGCGATATTGCAAAAGCGATAGCTGCGGGCGCCAGTACCGTGATGCTGGGTGGCTTGTTTGCCGGTACGGAAGAAGCGCCCGGCGAAATCGAATTATTCCAGGGTCGATCCTATAAATCCTATCGCGGCATGGGCTCCCTTGGCGCGATGCAAAAAGGTTCAAGTGACCGTTACTTCCAGGATAATGAGGCTAATGCCGATAAATTCGTTCCGGAAGGAATCGAAGGGCGTGTGCCATATAAAGGCAGTATGCTGGCAGTTATCCATCAGTTGATGGGTGGTTTGCGTTCAAGCATGGGATATCTGGGTTGCGCAACGATTGCCGATATGCAAGCGCGCGCCGAATTCGTGGAGATAACCTCTGCCGGGGTGCGCGAGTCGCATGTGCATGACGTGCAGATCACCAAGGAAGCGCCTAATTATCGTTTGGATTGACGGATTCCGATTTTTAAAACGATGACACAGCAGGTTCGCCTGCTGTTTTTTTATATAGTCTAGAGTTCAAATATGGCACATCAGAAAATACTGATTCTTGATTTTGGTTCCCAGTACACCCAGTTGATCGCCCGCCGCGTGCGCGAAACCAACGTGTATTGCGAGTTGCATTCGTTTGATGTGAATGCTGAGTTTATACGTAACTTTAATCCGGCCGGAATCATTTTGTCCGGCGGCCCTGCATCGGTGACCGAAGACGAGACGCCGCGTGCGCCGCAGATTGTATTCGAGCTGGGCGTGCCGGTTTTAGGGATTTGCTACGGCATGCAAACCATGGCAGCACAGCTTGGCGGCGCGGTGGAAAACGCGCTGCATCGCGAATTCGGTTATGCGCAATTGCGCGCGCATGGTCATTCTGCGTTGTTGCGCGAAATTCAGGATCAGGTTAATGAACAAGGCCATGGCATGCTGGATGTATGGATGAGTCATGGCGACAAAGTGACGGTATTGCCGGATGGTTTCAAAATTATCGCCAGCAATGCCTCAACGCCGATTGCCGGCATGGCCGATGAGGCGCGGCGGTTCTATGGATTGCAGTTCCATCCGGAAGTGACCCACAGCTTGCAGGGCAAGGCGATCATCGCGCGTTTTGTGCACGAGATTTGTGGTGCAGGCGCGGATTGGACCATGCCCAATTACGTCGATGAGGCTGTCGCTCGAGTGCGTGCCGAAGTCGGTAACGACGAAGTAATTCTTGGCCTTTCTGGCGGTGTGGATTCCTCCGTCGTTGCGGCGTTGTTGCACAAGGCCATAGGTACCCAGCTGACTTGTGTATTCGTCGATAATGGTTTGTTGCGCCTGAATGAGGCCGAGCAGGTTATGTTGACCTTTGCCCGGAATCTGGGGGTCAAGGTCATCCACGTGGATGCCAGCGCAGAGTTCATGAAGCACTTGGCCGGCGTGACCGATCCGGAACAGAAGCGCAAGATCATCGGACGCGAATTCGTTGAGGTTTTCCAGCGCGAATCGGCTAAATTGCCAAATGCCAAATGGCTGGCGCAAGGCACAATCTATCCGGATGTGATCGAGTCGGCGGGTGCCAAGACTAAAAAGGCGCACGCGATCAAGTCGCATCATAATGTCGGCGGTCTCCCGGATACTTTGCATCTGAAATTGCTGGAACCATTGCGCGAACTGTTCAAGGATGAAGTGCGCGAGCTGGGCGTAGCATTGGGATTGCCGCAGGATATGGTATATCGTCACCCCTTTCCCGGACCGGGTCTGGGAGTGCGAATACTCGGGGAAGTGAAGGCTGAATATGCCGATCTGTTGCGCCGCGCCGATGCGATTTTCATAGAAGAGTTGCGTGCGAGCGGCTGGTATGCGAAAACCTCGCAGGCGTTTGCGGTATTTTTGCCGGTTAAATCGGTAGGCGTGATGGGAGATGGCCGCACCTATGAATATGTCGTGGCTTTGCGTGCCATCCAGACGCAGGATTTCATGACTGCACATTGGGCCGAATTGCCTTACAGCCTGCTGGGCAAGGTTTCCAATCGTATTATCAATGAGGTGCGTGGCATCAATCGCGTTGTCTACGATATTTCAGGCAAGCCGCCAGCCACCATCGAGTGGGAATAATTAATTGAATCACCGGATAGTCATGGAATTTCTCGATCTTCCTCCGCTGACCCAGGCGCACGGCACCGTGCAATTGCCAGGGTCGAAAAGCATCTCCAATCGTATTTTGCTGTTATCGGCATTGGCTGTCGGCACGACGCGCGTGAATCATCTGCTGGATTCGGACGACACCCGGGTGATGCTGGCCGCGTTAACCGAACTTGGCGTGCCTGTTACCCGGCTCGGCGACAGCCGGGACTATCGGATAATTGGGGTGGCGGGGCAATTCCCGCAACATTCGGCTGATTTGTTTCTGGGTAATGCCGGCACGGCTTTTCGTTCTCTGACTGCCGCGCTGGCCTTGTTACATGGCGACTACAAATTGTCGGGCGTGGCACGCATGCATGAACGGCCGATCGGCGATCTGGTGGATGCGTTACGCCAGCTGGGCGCACAGATCGCCTATCTGGGAGAGGAGGGTTTCCCGCCTTTGAAAATTTTACCGTCGGTGTTGAATGAGCATGCCGAAGTAACGGTGCGCGGCAATGTCTCCAGTCAGTTTCTGACAGGGTTGCTGTTGGCGGCGCCATTGACCGGCCGTGCTGTGTCGATACGCGTCGAAGGGGAATTGATCTCCAAGCCTTATGTCGAGATCACATTGAACCTGATGCGCCGTTTCGGTGTAACCGTGAGCAGGGATGGCTGGGAAAGATTTGAAATTGCAGGGGGACAGGTTTATCAAAGTCCGGGGAGTGTCGAAGTTGAAGGTGATGCATCGTCGGCGTCCTATTTTCTGGCTGCTGGCGCCATAGGCGGTGGCCCGGTACGTGTGGAAGGTGTCGGCCGCACCAGCATACAGGGTGATGTGCGTTTTGCCGAAGCCCTGGAGCAAATGGGTGCAAATATCGTTTACGAAGACAATGCCATAATCGCTTCTGCCGGTTCGGGCTTGCGCGGTATCGATGCGGATTTTAATCATATTCCCGATGCCGCGATGACGATTGCTGTTGTGGCATTGTTCGCCGAAGGTCGGACTACCCTGCGCAATATTGCAAGCTGGCGTGTGAAGGAAACCGATCGTATTCATGCCATGGCAACCGAGCTGCGTAAAGTCGGGGCAGTGATTGAGGAAGGTGCCGACTACTTGCGTATTACGCCTCCTGCGCAGTTACATGCGGCGACGATTGATACTTATGACGATCATCGCATGGCGATGTGCTTTTCATTGGTGGCATTGGGTGGCGTGATGGTGCGTATCAATGATCCTCAATGCGTGAATAAGACCTTTCCCGATTATTTTGCTGCGTTCGCTGCAATTACGCAGCCCACCTAGGAATACAGATGCATAGCGATATTCCCGTTATTGCGATCGATGGCCCTTCCGCTTCGGGCAAGGGGACGGTAGCCGCGTTGGTGGCCAAAGCGCTTGGTTTTCATTATCTGGATAGCGGTGCGCTGTATCGGCTTACCGCACTGGCGGCGCAGCGCAGCGGTGTGGCATGGGATGACGAAGCGGCATTGGCCGAGCTTGCATTGCATCTGGATGTGCGCTTCGTGGAAGGCGAGATTTACTTGCAGAATGTGTGCGTCAGTGACGAAGTGCGCACTGAAAATTGCGGTATTGGCGCATCCAGAGTCGCTGCATTGCCTGTCGTGCGTACGGCATTGCTGGCACGCCAGCATGCTTTCAGGCAAGCGCCGGGCTTGGTGGCAGATGGGCGGGATATGGGCTCGGTGGTGTTTCCGGACGCAGTACTCAAGGTGTTTTTAACGGCTACCGCAGAAGAGCGTGCGCAAAGACGCTATAAGCAGTTGATGGAAAAAGGAATTAGTGCTAACCTTATAAACTTGCTGGATGATTTGCGTGAGCGTGATGCGCGAGATAGTGCGCGTGCGGTGGCGCCATTAAAGCAAGAAAAGGATGCTGTTTTATTGGATACGACGCAAATAGGCATTAATGATGCAGTCGATTTTGTGTTGAAAAACTTTAAGTTAGCGAGTGGTGCTCAAGTTGAATCTAACTGAGCTTTTTTAAATTAACTCCGCATTTTGCGGATATTTTGGGTCATTTTTTTACATGTCTACTGTTTCCTCCTCTACCGAATCCAATATGGAAAGTTTTGCCGCTCTGTTTGAAGAGAGTTTAACTCGTCAAGAATTGCGTGCAGGTGAAGTTATTACCGCCGAAGTTGTTGGAATCGACGATAATTTTGTTACCGTTAATGCTGGTCTGAAATCAGAAAGTCTGATTGCCATCGAAGAATTTCGCACTGATCGCGGCGAACTTGAAGTTAAAATCGGTGATTTTGTCAGCGTAGCAATTGAAATGCTCGAAGATGGCTATGGCGCAACCAAGCTGTCACGCGACAAGGCCAAGCGTTTGGCGGCATGGATTAGTCTGGAAAAATCCATGGAAGAAGGCGAAATCATTACCGGTATGGTTAATGGTAAAGTCAAGGGCGGTTTGACGGTAATGGTAAATGGCATTCGCGCTTTCCTGCCAGGCTCACTGGTGGATACTCGCCCAGTTAAAGACACCACTCCATACGAAAACAAAGAAATGGAATTCAAGGTTATTAAGCTTGACCGCAAGCGTAATAACGTCGTTGTATCGCGTCGTGCGGTACTGGAAGCTACCATGGGTGCCGATCGTGACGCGCTGATGGCCAACCTCAAGGAAGGTGCCGTTGTTAAAGGCGTGGTTAAAAATATTACTGATTATGGCGCTTTCGTTGATCTGGGCGGCATTGACGGTTTGCTGCACATTACCGATATGGCATGGCGTCGTGTCAAGCATCCTTCAGAAGTGGTGCAGGTTGGCGATGAAGTCGAAGCCAAGATCCTTAAATTCGACCAGGAGAAGAATCGTGTTTCCCTGGGTATCAAACAATTGGGCGACGATCCTTGGAGCGGTTTGGCACGTCGTTACCCAGCGGGTACCCGTATGTTCGGCAAGGTAGCTAATCTGACCGATTACGGCGCATTCGTGGAAATCGAAACCGGTATCGAAGGTTTGGTTCACGTTTCGGAAATGGATTGGACCAACAAGAACGTTCATCCATCCAAAGTGGTTCAGCTTGGTGATGAAGTCGAAGTCATGGTATTGGAAATCGATGAGGAGCGCCGTCGTATCTCTCTGGGCATGAAACAGTGCAAGTCCAACCCATGGGAAGATTTCGAACTCAGCCACAAGAAGGGCGACAAAGTCAGCGGTCAGATCAAGTCCATCACTGACTTCGGCGTATTCATCGGTTTGCCTGGTGGTATCGATGGTCTGGTTCATCTATCCGACCTGTCATGGAGCCAACCTGGCGAAGAAGCTGTGCGTAACTTCAAGAAGGGTGACGAAGTTCAAGCCGTGGTATTGGCGATCGATGTCGAACGTGAGCGTATTTCCTTGGGTATCAAGCAGATCGAAGGCGACCCGGTCAACAGCTTCGTTTCCAGCTTCGATAAAGGCAGCATCGTCAAAGGTACTGTCAAGTCACTGGATGCCAAAGGTGCTGTGATTCAATTGGGTGATGACGTAGAAGGTTACTTGCGTGCTTCCGAATTCTCGCGTGATCGCGTTGAAGATATCCGCAACCATCTCAAAGAAGGTGACGAAGTCGAAGCGATGATCATCAATGTGGATCGCAAGAGCCGTAGCATCAATTTGTCCATCAAGGCAAAAGACGCTGCTGAGCAAACCGAAGCAATGCAAAAAATGGCGGGTGACCAATCAGCAAACACCGGCACTACTAATCTCGGCGCGTTGCTCAAGGCTAAACTTGACAACAAAAACGCTGAATCCTGAAAGGTAGTGTCATGACCAAATCGGAGTTGATTGCGCAGTTGGCTGCACGCCATCCCCAGTTGGTCGCGACAGATGCGGAAATGGCAGTTAAAACTATTTTAGATGCCGTTTCCAAAAGTCTGGCTACTGGTGAACGGGTGGAAATTCGTGGTTTTGGCAGTTTTAGCCTGAACTATCGCCCGCCACGTTTAGGGCGTAATCCTAAAACCGGTGAGAAAGTGGAAGTGCCTGAAAAATACGTTCCACATTTCAAAGCAGGTAAAGAATTGCGTGAACGTGTGGATTATCCGGCTAGCTGATTATAGTTGCTGGTGCATCAGAAAAGCGGCATATCGTTTAGATATGCCGCTTTTTTTATATTAAGGCAGCTAACGCAGTTGTGATTTGTCTGTTAAATGCAAACTTGCAGGTGAATGTCGTTTAAAAGCCACTCTTGCTATGGTGCCGGCGGCTGAATTGATCTTTTTAGGGTAAAATTAAATTATTCTGGTGTGATTTGGTCACTATGCGTTATTTGAGCGGATTGTTAAAAGTCGTCTTGTTCTTCTTCTTGCTCGGCTTTGCCGTAAAAAATAGCGAGCTGGTGACCTTGCGTTATTATTTCGGCTACCAATGGCAATTGCCGTTGGTGCTG from Sulfuriferula sp. AH1 harbors:
- a CDS encoding CbbQ/NirQ/NorQ/GpvN family protein, translating into MKGFLNRLRGVERDIIQLPVEDAAAAPYYEAQNNEIEIFEAAYKKRLPVMLKGPTGCGKTRFLEYMAWRLKRPLVTVSCHEDLTSSDLVGRFLLEGEQTVWQDGPLTRAVKAGAICYLDEIVEARTDSTVIIHPLTDHRRQLPLEKKGQEIEAHEDFMLVISYNPGYQTVLKDLKPSTKQRFIGINFDYPREEIERKIVKNEVPELDDGQVEKLVAAGRRARTLKDHGLEEATSTRALVYAGNMIAAGVSPFEACKAALVNPVTDDPELSEALLEIIRAHFA
- a CDS encoding nitric oxide reductase activation protein NorD gives rise to the protein MGYAKGAEYSEKGKPYAEWDYRDNRYKRNWAWVQEKELTELDAGEATKLLTQYAPALKRLKRAIQTQKPARMAPLRRQFDGDELDLEATMSYIAEKRAGMSPKANIYRQRVVQHRDTAVTLLADISTSIMQTNPDGGGRVVDSLRAGMLLFAESMEEVGDPYSLAGFASKYRDNVSYYAIKGFDERLTPHTRAVLGGLTGRLATRMGAAIRHAVAGFDKAPSQRRLLLILSDGRPADYDDGGDERYLHEDTRMAVKEAVDAGVHPFCITLDATGSQYLPQIFGPGHYLILDHINDLPKKLPEVYLRLRK
- the smpB gene encoding SsrA-binding protein SmpB; this encodes MLAQNGNKLMSIAQNKKAYHDYFIEDKYEAGLMLTGWEVKAIRASRAQLKEAYVVIKNGEVFLIGAHISPLATASTHVHPDATRTRKLLLHAEEISKLIGKVERSGYTLVPLDLHYSRGRIKLEIGLAKGKKQHDKRQTEKTRESNLEIQRAMRSHNKLA
- a CDS encoding type II toxin-antitoxin system RatA family toxin, producing the protein MAQVNKSVLVGHSAQQMFDLVDRVEDYPDFLPWCGGTEVKSRRDDQLVARIDIDYMHIKQHFSTENSNQPPNLIKMRLLDGPFKHLDGEWRFKALGSEACKIEFVLHYEFANKLLDTVLGPVFNYIANSFVEAFIQRAEQVYGAS
- a CDS encoding RnfH family protein, with the translated sequence MTSQITVEVAFARPDEQLILSLHAQEGITALAAIEASGILAKFPEIDLKQNKIGVFGKLVKPDTALRDKDRVEIYRKLIADPKEVRRRRAEEGKVMKKGGGDIEKADE
- the guaB gene encoding IMP dehydrogenase; its protein translation is MRVIQKALTFDDVLLVPAHSDVLPRDVSLQTRLTRDITLNIPLLSAAMDTVTEAPLAIALAQEGGIGIVHKNMTIAAQAAEVARVKRFESGVVKDPVTVTPEMSVRDVQATTRQYRISGLPVVDAAGKVVGIVTNRDLRFETNLDQPISQVMTPRERLVTVKEGASRLEVLALLHKHRIERLLVVNDNFELRGLVTVKDIQKSSEHPNACKDSQGRLRVGAAVGVGAGTEERVAALAQAGVDVIVVDTAHGHSKGVLDRVKWVKTNFPHIQVIGGNIATATAALALVEHGADAVKVGIGPGSICTTRIVAGVGVPQITAIQNVADALRSLGVPLIADGGVRYSGDIAKAIAAGASTVMLGGLFAGTEEAPGEIELFQGRSYKSYRGMGSLGAMQKGSSDRYFQDNEANADKFVPEGIEGRVPYKGSMLAVIHQLMGGLRSSMGYLGCATIADMQARAEFVEITSAGVRESHVHDVQITKEAPNYRLD
- the guaA gene encoding glutamine-hydrolyzing GMP synthase — translated: MAHQKILILDFGSQYTQLIARRVRETNVYCELHSFDVNAEFIRNFNPAGIILSGGPASVTEDETPRAPQIVFELGVPVLGICYGMQTMAAQLGGAVENALHREFGYAQLRAHGHSALLREIQDQVNEQGHGMLDVWMSHGDKVTVLPDGFKIIASNASTPIAGMADEARRFYGLQFHPEVTHSLQGKAIIARFVHEICGAGADWTMPNYVDEAVARVRAEVGNDEVILGLSGGVDSSVVAALLHKAIGTQLTCVFVDNGLLRLNEAEQVMLTFARNLGVKVIHVDASAEFMKHLAGVTDPEQKRKIIGREFVEVFQRESAKLPNAKWLAQGTIYPDVIESAGAKTKKAHAIKSHHNVGGLPDTLHLKLLEPLRELFKDEVRELGVALGLPQDMVYRHPFPGPGLGVRILGEVKAEYADLLRRADAIFIEELRASGWYAKTSQAFAVFLPVKSVGVMGDGRTYEYVVALRAIQTQDFMTAHWAELPYSLLGKVSNRIINEVRGINRVVYDISGKPPATIEWE